CATATCTCCTTTGTAAACACTGAATTTGCACGCCCCGCCTCCGGCGAACACCGGCACGATTGGCCGGTTGCGGACGGCGGTACACAAAGCGCTGTGGAGGGCCCAGTGTCATCCCGCACCCTCACACGCCTCTCCTGTTCTTCTGTCATGAGACGGGCGACTCCTCCACCCGCACGCCGATCGAACGGCCGTCCGATCACGTTCTCCTGACCCCGACCCCCGCTTGACCATGACCATAGACCGCATCATGAGCCGCGACGTCGTCACGGTCGCTCCGGACGCGGCCCTCATCGACATCCGAAAGCGCCTTCAGGAAGGCGGATTCAACCACATGCTCGTCGTCGAGAACGAAGCGCTCTGTGGTGTGATCTCGGACCGGGACGTTCTGAAGGCGATCAGTCCCTTTCTCGACACCTACAGTGAGAAGCATCGCGACGTGAAGACGCTCAGCCGGCCGGCGTCGGAAATCATGCAGGGAGACCCCATCACGGTCGCGCCCGGCACGCCAATCGAGGAGGCGTCCCAGACGTTGCTCGACAACCGGGTGTCGTCGCTGCCGGTGGTGGAGGAGGGCGACCTCCTGGGCATCGTCACCGGGAAGGACATGCTGGAGTATTACGTGTCGGAGGAGGCGTGAGCGATACGACCGTGAGTTCGATGGACGCGTCGGCGTGAAGCAGTGGGGACCGTTTGCGTTTGCCCTCACCGGGATGATGCCCGGAGCAGTCAACGCGAAGGGGCGCCACACTCGTCGCCAAGCGAATGCCTGACGGCGGAATGGGGGCTGGATACGGACCCCTCTGCGGGCGCTTCGTGGCGAGGCGGCTTCCGTTGGGACTCATCCGTGGCCCACAGGCAAGAACGGTGCGCGGTGAAACCGGTCACGTGCCGAGAGACGAGACGGGCCTAGGGGAATGTCACGTCCTGGCGGATGCGCAGGGCCGGTGGGACACGGGGTTTCGAATCGATCCCACCGGAATGTCCCTGTATATGGTCTCCCCCCTCGACCACCAGGCCCTGGTCCCAAACGAAGAAAACTAGGTCATGATTGTACGGTGTGTGCCCGAGGCCAAGGGGGCGAATTGATAAAGCCCTGCGGGGCCCCCTATCTTAAAAGTAGTTCCCGTAGATCGAAGTCCCAGTCGTCTTTCCCCCCTCCAATCCTCTTTCGTGCCGTGCAGACCAAGTACATCTTCGTCACCGGTGGCGTCACCTCTTCTCTCGGCAAGGGCATCTTCAGCGCCTCCCTGGGGCGACTGCTTTCCGACCGCGGGCTCGACGTGACGATTCAGAAGTTCGACCCGTACATCAACGTTGACCCGGGGACGATGAACCCGTACGAGCACGGCGAGGTCTACGTGACCAACGATGGGGCTGAGACCGACCTCGACCTTGGGCACTACGAGCGCTTCCTCGACCAGCCCACCAGCCAGGCCAACAACGTTACCACCGGGCGGGTCTACATGGAGGTGATTAGCAAAGAGCGGGAGGGGGCGTACCTGGGCAAAACCGTACAGGTGGTGCCCCACATCATCGACGAGATCAAGCACTGGATGTTGAAGCTCGGCGAGACGGGCGACTATGACGTTGTCATCACCGAGATCGGGGGGACGGTGGGCGACATTGAGGGGCAGCCCTACCTAGAAGCCATCCGCCAGTTGCGCAATGAGTTGGGCCCGCGCAACACGATGATTGCCCACCTTACGCTCATCCCCCACCTGCGCGCCGCGGGCGAGCTGAAGACGAAGCCGACGCAGCACTCCGTGAAGGAGCTCCTCGCCCACGGCCTCCAGCCGGACACCATCGTCTGCCGGTCGGAGCGGTCCATCACCACGGAGGTGCGGCGCAAGATCTCCCTCTTCTGCAACGTCGAGGAGGAGGCCGTCATCCAGATGCTCGACGCAGAGTCGATCTACGAGGTGCCGCTCCTGCTCCGCGACGAGGGCATGGGGGAGCTCGTCGTCGATCGCTTCTACCCCGAGAGGGGCGACGACGATGAGGGGTGTAGCGACACGCCCGACCTCGGCGACTGGATTGGGTTCTTGAAGCGCCTGAAGAATCCGGAGGAAACGATTCCCATCGCCCTCGTGGGGAAGTACGTGGAGCACCAGGACGCCTACAAGTCCATCACCGAAAGCTTCATCCTCGCCGGCGTGCCCGACGAGGTCCAGGTGGAGGTCAAGTACGTGCCCTCGGAGGACCTGTCGCCGGGCAATGTGGAGTCGCAGCTCGGGGACGTGGCGGGCATTCTCGTGGCCCCCGGCTTTGGGGACCGGGGTGTAGAGGGCAAGATTCTGGCAGCCCAGTACGCCCGCGAGCACGACGTTCCCTTCTTCGGCATCTGCCTGGGGCTGCAGTGCGCCATCGTCGAGTTTGCGCGGCACGTATGCGGATGGGACGGGGCCCACTCCACCGAGTTCGATGAGGAGACCGCCTACCCGGTCATCAATCTCATGGAGGAGCAGAAGGAGATCTCCGACAAGGGGGGCACTATGCGCCTCGGACAGTACGACTGCCGCATTCAGAAGGACTCGCGCGCCCGCGAGATCTACGAAGACGAGATGGTGCAGGAGCGGCACCGCCACCGGTACGAGGTGAACAACGTTCTCCGCTACAAGCTGCTGGAGGAGGGCATGCGCTTCAGCGGCGTGAACCCCAATACGGACCTGGTCGAGATTATGGAGCTGCCCGACAAGCGCTGGTTCCTGGGGGTGCAGTTCCATCCGGAGTACCGGACCACCGTGGGGGATCCGCACCCGCTGTTTCAATCGTTCGTGCGGGCCTGCACGTCCTACGCCCACGAGGAGGACCTCGTCACCGCACCCCAGCCGCCCGAGCGCAAGGCGGTCCCCCTCGCGTCGGTCGACATGTAGTCGCCAGGTGTGTGCGGACGGAGGGCAGAGGGACACAAGGGCCCCCCGAAAAGCGAACCACACCGCTGTGGTTTGAACGAAACGAGCGGGGGCCCCGATCGGCACATCAAACTGCCAACCAGCACGTGCGTCGTCTCTCGGGCACGAAGGGCCGAACGTCGTCTGCCCCGCCGCGCGGGACACAGATGAGGCCCGCATCGAGAAGGTCCTCCACGGCCGGGATGGATGGCCCTGCAACGAGAACTACAGTGTACGGATGAGGCCCAGCACGCGGCCGATGACGTAGTAGTCGGAATCCGTCGGTGAGAACGTTTCTTCGGCGTAGTGGGGGGCGGTGGGACGAAGGTGAATCTTTCGGTTGGCGAACTCGAACTCGCGCGCCAGCAACTGGTCTTGGAGGAGAACGGCCACCAGGGTCCTGTTGTCCAGGTCGTCCCACTCCATCTCTTCAACTAGCAAGAGGTCCCCCTTCTGGACGCCCGTCTCGGTCATTCCATCGTCGCCGGCCCGCCCAAGAAGACAGTCGTCGGGCGTTCGGGCATTGCGCAGGAGTTGGTAATCGACGGACAGGGTGCCGGCGGGCCGCTCCCGGAGCCGCTCCGGGTGGTCGCTGGGCGTGCGGCTCACGATGGGAAGGTTCGGAGGGCCTCCGCCCCGCCCGAGCGGGTCCTGCTCCTGCTCCGCAAGCTGGATGCTCCGGGCCTTGTGCTTCTCGCGCTCGATCCAGCCCTTCTCCTCAAGCTTCTGGAGAAGCTTGTAGACGCCATTCGTCGACGCGATGTCCAGGGCGTCCCCAATCTCCTGAAGGGTGGGGGGCTTCCGGTGGCGGTCGAGGTACTGCTCGATAAAGTCGTACGCCTGATTCTGGCGTTGGGTAAGGGGGGCCTTGCTCATGAGAGCGAGAAGAGCTGGGGGGACGGGCGGAGAGCGTGCGGGGCGTGCAGGAATGTCATCGCGAGGGACTGCAAACATATGTGCGCCCGCCCCGGCGGGGCAAGAAAAAAGAGGTGAAAATATTTTCTTTAGTGGGTGAAAATGTTTTCATTACGTCGTCGAGACGACGGAGTTGGTCCGCATTTCCACATGTGCGGGCGGCTCAGTCGAGGGAAAACGGGGGCGATAATCGCCTTTTGGCGCCGCTGAGCCTTGACATTGGCCCGGAACCGCGTACATTGTGGGGCGCGTGGGGAAATGTGGGGAACCGTCCCAAGATGTCTTCCGCTTCTCTGTTCTCATTTGCCGTTCCGCCGGGCCACTCGTGGGGCGTTTCCAGTCATGGCGTTCAAAGGACAGGCTGAATATTCCGTCGATAGCAAGGGCCGGGTCGCCATCCCGGCCAAGATGCGGAAGTCCTTGTCGCCCGCCGCGAATGAGACGTTTACCGTTACGCGGGGGTTCGAAGACTGCATTTTCCTCTACCCGATGGACGAATGGGCTGATATTGAGGAGGAGATCGACGAGCTGAACATGTACGACCGAGAGGTTCGAAATTTCGTGCGCCTCATCATGCGATGGGCCAACGAGGTATCCCTCGACGGACAGGGGCGCATCAGCATCCCGAACTCGCTGATCGATTTTGCCGGGCTCGACGATTCGGCCCTCATTCTGGGGGCGTTCGACCACATTGAGATCTGGGACCCGGGGCAGTTCGACGGGTACCTCAACGAGCAGACCAACGACTACGAAACGCTTGCCGAGAGCGTTATGAGGTAGAGACGACTTCCCGCAGGGACCCGGCCACGAACCGATGTCAGACGACGATTCTCAGAACGATTCTGCTCCGGCGGGGAACCCTCGCCGGTACGCGACTGACTTTCACGCACCTGTTCTTTCACACGACGTACAGGCCCGACTCGTCACCGACGCGTCCGGTTGCTACGTAGACGCGACCCTCGGTGGGGGAGGGCACACCCGCGCCCTGCTCGACGTGCTCGGCCCCGACGGATTTGTCCTCGGCATCGACCGGGACCCGGAGGCGTTGGGCACGGCCCGTGACCGCCTCGCCGACGAACGCGACGGGGAGCGCTTCCAGGCAGTGCATGGCACCTTTGGAAATCTGCGGGATGTGCTGGCGGCCGAGGACCTCATTCCCATCGATGGGCTGCTGCTGGACCTCGGTGTCTCGTCCCATCAGATCGACGCCCCCGAGCGGGGCTTCAGCTTCCGGGAGGAGGGCCCGCTCGACATGCGGATGGATCCGCAGCGTGGTCTCACCGCGCAGCAAATCGTGAACGACTGGGGCGAGCGTGACCTGCGCGATGTACTCCGCGAGTACGGGGAAGAATCGCGGGCGAGACAAATTGCCCGGGCCCTCTGCGACGCCCGCCCGCTCAGCACGACGCGGGCCCTGGCGGAGGTCGTGGAGGGCTGCGTGCCGCCCCCCGACACGGTCAAGACCCTAACCCGCGTCTTCCAGGCGCTCCGCATCGCGGTGAACGCCGAGCTCGACGAGTTGGAGACTGTGCTGGAGCAGGCCACGGAGGTGGTCCGCACGGGGGGGCGCATCGCGGCAATCAGCTATCACTCGCTGGAGGACCGGCGGGTGAAGCGATATCTCCGCTACGGCAACTTTGAGGGCAAGCCGCGCCGCGACCTGTATGGCACCCTCGTGGCGCCCTGGGCCGAGACGCCCCGCGGTCCCATCGAGGCCGATGATTCGGAGGTGGAGGCCAACCCCCGAGCACGGAGCGCGCACCTCCGGGTGGCCGAGCGACGGGACGACGATGAGGCCGGGTCTCCGGTCCCGCCGCTCTCGTGAGGCGAACTCGCATTCGCAACATTCGATCCGACACAGCACCATGAGCAGACGAAACGGCTCCGCACGTACAGGACGATCTTCTACTGGGTCCCCCCTGCGGCACGGCCGTGGGGACGGGGCCCCGAGCGACTCCGCCGCGTCGAGTGCGGTCTCCGGCGCCGCGTCCGACGGCTGGGTGCGGCACGGCACGGCGCTTCCGGGGTGGACCGACCTCGAGCCCTCTCAGAATCGCCGCCGCAACACGCCCGAGGGGGCATTCCTGGAAAACGTGTCGACCCTTCGATTTTCGCTCCTCATCCTTGCGGTCGCGGCGGTGTTTACCCTTTACGTAGGGCACGTGCACGCCACGACCGATCTGTACAACCAGCTTCAGAAAGCCCGGACCGAAAACCAGCGCCTGCACCTCAAGCACAACCGCCTCCAGGGCGAATTCGGACGCCGCGTCGGCCCGTCGGTCATCTACGAGCGTGCCCGCGAACTTGGACTACAGGGGAGCGTC
This portion of the Salinibacter grassmerensis genome encodes:
- the mraZ gene encoding division/cell wall cluster transcriptional repressor MraZ; translated protein: MAFKGQAEYSVDSKGRVAIPAKMRKSLSPAANETFTVTRGFEDCIFLYPMDEWADIEEEIDELNMYDREVRNFVRLIMRWANEVSLDGQGRISIPNSLIDFAGLDDSALILGAFDHIEIWDPGQFDGYLNEQTNDYETLAESVMR
- a CDS encoding CTP synthase translates to MQTKYIFVTGGVTSSLGKGIFSASLGRLLSDRGLDVTIQKFDPYINVDPGTMNPYEHGEVYVTNDGAETDLDLGHYERFLDQPTSQANNVTTGRVYMEVISKEREGAYLGKTVQVVPHIIDEIKHWMLKLGETGDYDVVITEIGGTVGDIEGQPYLEAIRQLRNELGPRNTMIAHLTLIPHLRAAGELKTKPTQHSVKELLAHGLQPDTIVCRSERSITTEVRRKISLFCNVEEEAVIQMLDAESIYEVPLLLRDEGMGELVVDRFYPERGDDDEGCSDTPDLGDWIGFLKRLKNPEETIPIALVGKYVEHQDAYKSITESFILAGVPDEVQVEVKYVPSEDLSPGNVESQLGDVAGILVAPGFGDRGVEGKILAAQYAREHDVPFFGICLGLQCAIVEFARHVCGWDGAHSTEFDEETAYPVINLMEEQKEISDKGGTMRLGQYDCRIQKDSRAREIYEDEMVQERHRHRYEVNNVLRYKLLEEGMRFSGVNPNTDLVEIMELPDKRWFLGVQFHPEYRTTVGDPHPLFQSFVRACTSYAHEEDLVTAPQPPERKAVPLASVDM
- the rsmH gene encoding 16S rRNA (cytosine(1402)-N(4))-methyltransferase RsmH, with amino-acid sequence MSDDDSQNDSAPAGNPRRYATDFHAPVLSHDVQARLVTDASGCYVDATLGGGGHTRALLDVLGPDGFVLGIDRDPEALGTARDRLADERDGERFQAVHGTFGNLRDVLAAEDLIPIDGLLLDLGVSSHQIDAPERGFSFREEGPLDMRMDPQRGLTAQQIVNDWGERDLRDVLREYGEESRARQIARALCDARPLSTTRALAEVVEGCVPPPDTVKTLTRVFQALRIAVNAELDELETVLEQATEVVRTGGRIAAISYHSLEDRRVKRYLRYGNFEGKPRRDLYGTLVAPWAETPRGPIEADDSEVEANPRARSAHLRVAERRDDDEAGSPVPPLS
- a CDS encoding LexA family protein, with translation MSKAPLTQRQNQAYDFIEQYLDRHRKPPTLQEIGDALDIASTNGVYKLLQKLEEKGWIEREKHKARSIQLAEQEQDPLGRGGGPPNLPIVSRTPSDHPERLRERPAGTLSVDYQLLRNARTPDDCLLGRAGDDGMTETGVQKGDLLLVEEMEWDDLDNRTLVAVLLQDQLLAREFEFANRKIHLRPTAPHYAEETFSPTDSDYYVIGRVLGLIRTL
- a CDS encoding CBS domain-containing protein, producing MTIDRIMSRDVVTVAPDAALIDIRKRLQEGGFNHMLVVENEALCGVISDRDVLKAISPFLDTYSEKHRDVKTLSRPASEIMQGDPITVAPGTPIEEASQTLLDNRVSSLPVVEEGDLLGIVTGKDMLEYYVSEEA